In a single window of the Acinetobacter sp. CS-2 genome:
- a CDS encoding transglycosylase SLT domain-containing protein: MHSSSTSGARLCLKPLTSSLSLKILAFSTVLFPFHSINASKSFQYDAVVSGKQLTVVSVENPTTVFKDGSHQHGFGYDLARNYANSLNVKLVFKTVPDNATALKWVSQGKANFAMTTANISEIEQKRLTSFSATCGDISSLQQNGLNTSLNWVFKHANDPLAQTASGFVCQGKQSGTIRQLASFYNQNVVQEHSWDSIQRDLNQRMPIYKASFKNTAAKYDLDWHLLAAIGYQESYLKPNSVSPTGVRGLMMLTNSTAKAMGVSNRTDPAQSIEGGAKYYDQMLSRFSDVPLPDRNWYALVAYNMGPGAVEQIQNRIQAQDKNPNNWVNLYSYLERNKASNGRYRQAVQYVTRIRAYLEHIKTSELVNI, encoded by the coding sequence ATGCACAGTAGTTCAACTTCTGGGGCGAGGCTTTGCCTTAAACCTTTAACTTCTTCTCTCTCGTTAAAAATTCTTGCATTTAGCACCGTGTTATTTCCATTCCATAGTATCAATGCAAGTAAGTCATTCCAGTACGATGCTGTGGTCAGCGGTAAACAGCTCACCGTGGTTTCAGTTGAAAACCCAACCACAGTATTTAAAGATGGCTCGCACCAGCATGGTTTTGGTTATGACCTGGCACGTAACTATGCCAACAGCTTGAATGTCAAGCTGGTGTTTAAAACTGTACCTGATAATGCCACAGCACTGAAATGGGTTTCACAAGGTAAAGCCAACTTTGCCATGACCACTGCAAATATCAGTGAAATTGAACAAAAGCGTTTAACCTCTTTTTCAGCAACCTGTGGTGATATAAGCAGCCTGCAACAGAATGGTCTAAATACCAGCCTGAACTGGGTCTTTAAACATGCAAATGATCCACTTGCCCAAACTGCAAGTGGCTTTGTCTGTCAGGGCAAACAGTCTGGTACAATTCGCCAATTGGCATCGTTCTATAATCAGAATGTGGTACAAGAACATTCATGGGATAGTATCCAACGTGACTTAAATCAGCGTATGCCGATTTATAAAGCCAGCTTTAAAAATACCGCAGCAAAATATGATTTAGATTGGCATTTGCTGGCAGCAATTGGTTATCAGGAATCGTATTTAAAACCGAATTCCGTTTCCCCGACCGGTGTTCGCGGATTGATGATGCTGACCAATAGCACTGCCAAAGCCATGGGGGTGAGTAACCGAACCGATCCGGCACAAAGTATTGAAGGCGGTGCGAAATATTACGACCAGATGTTAAGTCGATTTTCAGATGTCCCTTTGCCTGACCGTAACTGGTATGCGCTGGTTGCCTATAATATGGGACCGGGGGCAGTCGAGCAGATTCAAAACCGCATTCAGGCTCAAGATAAAAATCCGAACAACTGGGTTAACTTGTATAGTTATTTAGAGCGTAACAAGGCCAGCAATGGTCGTTACCGTCAAGCGGTACAATATGTAACCCGTATCCGTGCCTATCTAGAACATATTAAAACTTCAGAGTTAGTAAATATTTAA
- a CDS encoding SCP2 sterol-binding domain-containing protein, with product MPAFLTDDWFSTVETLTAQAGDLNLPPALANLAINLVVSDAQGNTELSLDGGAIKKGLSSNAKTTLNMDGETLRKVFLEFDMAAAMQAFMTGKIKVQGDMSQLMALQTAKPSQEQKDLFKKVLEQTV from the coding sequence ATGCCTGCCTTTTTAACTGATGATTGGTTTTCAACTGTAGAAACATTAACTGCGCAAGCTGGTGATTTAAACTTGCCACCTGCACTGGCAAATTTAGCCATCAACCTGGTGGTGTCTGATGCTCAAGGCAATACAGAATTGTCTCTTGATGGTGGTGCAATCAAAAAAGGTCTATCTTCAAATGCGAAAACCACGTTGAACATGGATGGGGAAACTCTGCGTAAAGTGTTCCTTGAATTTGATATGGCTGCTGCAATGCAAGCCTTCATGACTGGTAAAATCAAAGTTCAAGGCGATATGTCTCAATTGATGGCTTTACAAACAGCCAAGCCAAGCCAAGAGCAAAAAGATTTATTCAAAAAAGTGCTTGAGCAAACAGTTTAA
- the ttcA gene encoding tRNA 2-thiocytidine(32) synthetase TtcA — protein MYSPVESEQGFNFKPELPTSSAYYRLLKKLRRQVGHAIRDFKMIEDGDKVMVCISGGKDSYTLLDILLQFKRIAPINFDVVAVNLDQKQPGFPEDVLPRYLEENKIPYYILEKDTYSITKKLTPEGKTYCAVCSRLRRGSLYGFAQEIGATKVALGHHRDDIMATFFLNLFHGGSLKAMPPKLLSSDKKNILIRPLAYVEEKDIIKYAEMRQFPIIPCNLCGSQENLQRAMINDMLREWDKQYPKRLHSIFGAMQNVSPSQLADRELFDFEALDAQREIDFTGSCSTEEEGQNKRINMVNLGFVAD, from the coding sequence ATGTACTCGCCAGTTGAGTCCGAACAAGGATTTAATTTCAAACCAGAACTGCCCACTAGTTCGGCATATTACCGTTTGTTGAAAAAGCTTCGCCGTCAAGTCGGTCATGCCATTCGTGATTTTAAAATGATCGAAGATGGCGACAAGGTAATGGTCTGTATTTCTGGGGGTAAAGACAGTTATACCTTGCTGGATATTTTGTTGCAATTTAAACGCATTGCACCGATCAACTTTGATGTAGTTGCAGTAAACCTGGATCAAAAGCAGCCGGGTTTCCCTGAAGATGTCTTACCACGTTATTTAGAGGAAAATAAAATTCCTTATTATATTCTGGAAAAAGACACTTATAGTATTACTAAAAAACTGACGCCTGAAGGTAAAACCTACTGTGCAGTGTGTTCACGTCTACGTCGTGGTTCATTGTATGGCTTTGCTCAAGAAATTGGTGCGACCAAAGTCGCTTTGGGTCATCACCGTGATGACATTATGGCAACTTTCTTCTTGAACCTGTTCCATGGTGGCAGCTTAAAGGCCATGCCACCGAAACTGTTGTCATCTGACAAGAAAAATATCCTGATTCGTCCGCTGGCTTATGTGGAAGAAAAAGACATCATCAAATATGCAGAAATGCGCCAGTTCCCGATTATTCCGTGTAACTTATGTGGTTCACAGGAAAATTTACAGCGTGCCATGATTAATGACATGCTGCGTGAATGGGATAAGCAGTATCCAAAACGTTTACACAGTATTTTTGGTGCTATGCAGAATGTATCGCCTTCACAATTGGCTGACCGTGAACTGTTTGACTTTGAAGCTTTAGATGCACAGCGTGAAATTGATTTCACTGGCAGCTGTTCAACTGAAGAAGAAGGGCAAAACAAACGGATCAATATGGTTAATTTAGGTTTTGTTGCGGACTAA
- a CDS encoding lytic transglycosylase domain-containing protein: protein MKNNFVKIGLYFLGCVAVQSVATTSHAGQTIYQLKDSNGTTLLTNKKNRYNHLKVEKKTYYPDSNIHSYSNWGSSEASVLPSYSRNKNAFDSIIKQAASQHGISEGLIKAVMHTESGFNVNARSPVGAQGLMQLMPATARRFNVSNAFDPYQNIMGGAKYLSWLMKRFNGNTSLVLASYNAGEGNVAKYGGIPPFRETQDYVRRVSSRFSNLYANGLGHSSNSTKSGSDGGKIIAQSNNDKSASSHAARRYSSQRQIIMASDGSFTDAPGSYATAHATASARISIVDN, encoded by the coding sequence ATGAAAAATAACTTTGTAAAAATTGGACTTTATTTTTTGGGGTGTGTAGCAGTTCAATCTGTTGCAACGACCAGTCATGCCGGCCAGACCATTTATCAATTAAAAGATTCGAATGGTACGACCTTGCTCACCAACAAGAAAAATCGTTACAACCATCTCAAAGTCGAGAAAAAAACGTATTACCCAGACAGCAATATCCATAGTTATAGTAACTGGGGTTCATCCGAAGCTTCGGTACTGCCGAGTTATAGCCGCAATAAAAATGCTTTCGATTCCATTATTAAACAAGCCGCGTCTCAACATGGCATATCTGAAGGTCTGATTAAAGCAGTCATGCATACTGAATCAGGCTTTAATGTCAATGCACGCTCACCTGTCGGTGCCCAAGGCCTGATGCAGCTCATGCCTGCGACGGCAAGACGTTTTAATGTTTCAAATGCCTTTGATCCCTATCAAAATATTATGGGTGGAGCAAAATATTTATCCTGGTTAATGAAACGCTTTAACGGCAATACCTCACTGGTTCTGGCCAGTTACAATGCGGGTGAAGGCAATGTAGCCAAATATGGCGGTATTCCACCTTTCAGAGAAACCCAGGACTATGTCAGACGTGTGAGCAGCCGTTTCAGCAACTTATATGCCAATGGCTTGGGTCATAGTTCGAACTCAACAAAATCTGGTTCCGATGGCGGCAAAATTATTGCCCAATCCAACAATGATAAATCCGCTTCATCACATGCAGCCCGTCGTTATAGTTCACAGCGTCAAATTATCATGGCATCCGATGGCAGTTTCACCGATGCCCCCGGCTCGTATGCCACGGCACATGCAACAGCTTCCGCAAGAATTTCAATTGTTGACAATTAA
- the htpX gene encoding protease HtpX: MMRIGLFLLTNLAVLVVAGIILSLFGVGSYHGAGGLNLGNLMVICFVFGMVGSLISLFMSKWMAKKSTGTELIDPNAPRNQAEAWLLQEIAQLSQRAGINMPEVGIFPSYQSNAFATGWNKNDALVAVSTGLLERMNKDELRAVLAHEIGHVANGDMVTLALIQGVVNAFVMFFARVVGDFIDRNVFGREDGEAPGLAYFAITMVLDIVFGILASAIVMWFSRHREYRADEAGARLAGKQAMISALLRLQAESELPDQMPKEMKAFSIAEGKEQGFSLAALFQTHPSIEQRVAALQQLNCP, encoded by the coding sequence ATGATGCGGATTGGTTTGTTCTTGCTAACCAACCTCGCGGTACTGGTAGTAGCTGGCATTATCTTGTCACTCTTCGGTGTCGGTAGTTACCATGGCGCGGGTGGCTTAAATCTAGGCAACCTGATGGTCATCTGTTTTGTCTTTGGTATGGTTGGCTCTCTCATTTCGTTGTTTATGTCGAAATGGATGGCAAAAAAATCTACCGGGACAGAGTTGATCGACCCCAATGCTCCGCGTAACCAGGCTGAAGCATGGTTATTACAAGAAATTGCGCAATTATCGCAACGTGCCGGCATTAACATGCCAGAAGTGGGTATTTTCCCATCTTATCAGTCCAATGCTTTCGCTACAGGCTGGAATAAAAACGATGCATTGGTTGCCGTTTCAACAGGCTTGCTCGAACGCATGAATAAAGACGAACTTCGTGCGGTGCTTGCGCACGAAATTGGTCACGTTGCCAATGGTGATATGGTCACGCTTGCCTTGATTCAAGGTGTAGTCAACGCCTTTGTCATGTTCTTTGCACGTGTGGTCGGTGACTTTATTGACCGTAATGTATTTGGTCGCGAAGATGGTGAAGCACCAGGCCTGGCTTATTTTGCCATTACCATGGTACTGGATATCGTGTTTGGTATTCTGGCCTCAGCGATTGTCATGTGGTTCTCTCGTCACCGTGAATACCGTGCTGATGAAGCGGGTGCACGTTTAGCCGGTAAACAGGCGATGATTTCTGCGTTACTGCGTTTACAGGCAGAATCAGAATTGCCAGATCAAATGCCGAAAGAAATGAAAGCTTTCTCTATTGCAGAAGGCAAAGAACAAGGTTTCAGCTTGGCTGCATTGTTCCAGACCCACCCTAGTATTGAACAACGTGTGGCTGCATTACAACAGTTAAATTGCCCATAA
- a CDS encoding DUF4112 domain-containing protein, whose amino-acid sequence MPEQQQKKLSQQEVVRLERDLAKFANMMDSVVRIPFTKQGVGADAALSTIPVAGDVAGFVLTCYAIYKAKQIGVPQSKLTPVLRLAMMDAVVGFIPVAGTIFDVFIRPSRKALAIVHDHIREEYQIRSESHVTHPFLHERLEQKQQSSAFWRNPVVAWIWLHLPDLLGVIVIILLIMAIWLGLGWLWQWWQSLNI is encoded by the coding sequence ATGCCAGAGCAACAACAAAAAAAATTGAGCCAACAGGAAGTCGTACGTTTGGAACGCGATTTAGCCAAGTTCGCGAATATGATGGATTCGGTTGTACGGATTCCATTCACCAAACAAGGTGTGGGGGCAGATGCTGCCTTAAGTACCATTCCTGTGGCTGGCGATGTTGCCGGTTTTGTATTGACCTGTTATGCCATTTATAAAGCCAAGCAAATTGGTGTACCGCAAAGCAAACTGACTCCAGTGCTGAGATTGGCTATGATGGATGCGGTGGTCGGTTTTATTCCCGTTGCTGGAACGATTTTTGACGTTTTTATTCGTCCTAGTCGTAAAGCCTTAGCCATTGTGCATGATCATATTCGTGAGGAATATCAGATTCGTAGTGAGTCACATGTCACCCATCCCTTTTTGCATGAACGACTGGAACAGAAGCAGCAGTCTTCTGCATTTTGGCGGAATCCTGTCGTGGCCTGGATCTGGCTGCACCTTCCTGACTTATTGGGCGTTATTGTTATCATTTTATTAATTATGGCCATATGGCTGGGACTTGGCTGGTTATGGCAATGGTGGCAATCACTGAATATTTAA
- a CDS encoding multidrug efflux RND transporter permease subunit, translating into MLSRFFIHRPIFAGVLAIILMAFGVFATLNLPVERFPDIAPPRISVSASYNGASAETVEESVTQVLEQQIKGIDHLLYFSSSSDSSGRSRINISFENGTDPDTAQVQVQNAINGVLNRLPDEVQRQGVNVFKSLGDTHMVIGLYDASGKSDSIALSDYMQTHLEEDLARIDGVGEVDVFGSQYAMRIWLNPLKLKQYNLMPSDIRAAIEAQNTQVAAGAVGDLPTVADQYLNAKVTSGSRLKTVPEFENIIVKSARDGSFIYLKDVARIELGAENYQSMNTINGFPSAGIGISLASGANALATSALIQAEVEQISKQLPEGYKLVYPRDNTPFVKESIKEVVKTLVEAVLLVIVVMFLFLQNWRATLIPAITVPVVLLGTMAILYVLGLSINTLTLFALVLAIGLLVDDAIVVVENIERLMHEKNLTAQQASLESMQEISGALVGITLVLTAVFIPMAFFGGSTGVIYRQFSITLVVAMALSLAVALILTPALCALILKPNPQPARWAVWFNQNLDGLKRRYLQLSTLTLQHKAICLLLFAALISVFALFYRALPTSFIPSEDQGILNVQFKLADGAPMSKSSEIGEQIRQYFLQNEKQNVNLVMVRYGRNMAGTGQNLGQGFIALKPWDERSGKENSAQAIRERALKHFKKNPNAQINVTMPASVSGLGQTDGLDFWIRDINGQGRAYLDSQFKQLQQQAKQYSTFENLDKRSNPDKAGLKVNIDQKLAMANGLSQTAINSTLASAWGGSYINDFIDRGRIKRVMMQGDAEFRSKPEDLQYWYVRNDLNQMVSFSNFATVSWSGGPDVVNRYMGYTALQMEADTAKDVSSGVAMGDVEQLVAQHPGIDVAWSGLSYEEKQSSNQALLLYVLSIGFIFLCLAALYESWSIPTTVLSAIPLGIGGNILFSYFAGFPNDIYFQIALLTTMGLSCKNAILIVEFAALAEQQGRSVIEAALEGASLRLRPILMTSLAFGAGVIPLVFAFGAGAASRQEIGVSVLGGVMFATVLVLIFIPFMYVLIRTLLKTKPKT; encoded by the coding sequence ATGCTGTCTAGATTTTTTATTCATCGACCGATTTTTGCAGGTGTTTTAGCCATTATCCTGATGGCTTTTGGGGTTTTTGCAACGCTGAATTTACCGGTAGAGCGCTTTCCTGACATCGCCCCGCCACGGATTAGCGTCAGTGCCAGCTACAATGGTGCTTCAGCAGAAACGGTGGAAGAAAGTGTCACCCAGGTGCTGGAACAGCAAATAAAAGGCATTGATCATTTGCTGTATTTTAGTTCCAGCAGTGATTCATCCGGGCGCAGTCGCATTAACATCAGTTTTGAAAATGGCACTGATCCCGATACTGCACAAGTCCAGGTACAAAATGCAATTAATGGCGTGCTGAACCGTTTACCGGATGAAGTGCAACGTCAGGGAGTGAATGTATTCAAGTCACTGGGTGACACGCACATGGTCATTGGCCTATATGATGCTTCGGGAAAAAGTGACAGCATTGCCTTATCCGACTACATGCAGACCCACCTGGAAGAAGATCTGGCACGTATAGATGGTGTGGGGGAGGTTGATGTCTTTGGTTCGCAATATGCCATGCGCATCTGGCTAAACCCGTTAAAATTAAAACAATACAATTTAATGCCGAGTGATATCCGCGCCGCTATTGAAGCGCAAAATACCCAGGTTGCAGCAGGGGCGGTGGGTGATTTACCGACAGTAGCAGACCAGTATTTAAATGCCAAAGTCACTTCTGGTTCACGTTTAAAAACGGTGCCGGAATTTGAAAATATCATTGTCAAATCTGCGCGTGATGGCAGCTTTATTTATTTAAAAGATGTCGCCCGAATTGAACTGGGGGCAGAAAATTATCAATCCATGAATACCATCAACGGCTTTCCTTCTGCCGGGATAGGTATTTCGCTGGCTTCCGGTGCCAATGCCCTGGCGACTTCAGCACTGATTCAGGCTGAAGTGGAGCAGATTTCGAAGCAGCTTCCTGAAGGCTATAAGCTGGTTTATCCGCGTGATAATACGCCATTTGTCAAAGAATCCATTAAAGAAGTGGTGAAAACCCTGGTGGAGGCCGTGTTGCTGGTGATTGTGGTGATGTTCCTGTTCCTGCAAAACTGGCGCGCGACGCTGATTCCAGCAATTACCGTACCGGTGGTCCTGCTGGGCACGATGGCGATATTGTATGTGCTTGGCTTGAGTATCAATACGCTCACCCTTTTTGCTCTGGTCCTGGCGATTGGGCTGCTGGTGGATGATGCCATTGTGGTGGTGGAAAATATTGAGCGGCTGATGCATGAGAAAAACCTGACGGCTCAGCAGGCATCACTTGAATCCATGCAGGAAATTAGTGGGGCATTGGTGGGGATCACGCTGGTACTGACAGCGGTGTTTATTCCCATGGCATTTTTTGGTGGTTCAACCGGGGTAATTTACCGCCAGTTTTCCATTACTTTAGTTGTCGCTATGGCTTTATCGCTGGCTGTTGCCCTGATTTTAACGCCAGCTTTATGCGCTCTGATTTTAAAGCCGAATCCACAGCCTGCCCGATGGGCGGTTTGGTTCAATCAAAACTTGGATGGCTTAAAAAGGCGCTATCTTCAATTATCGACTTTGACTTTGCAGCATAAAGCCATTTGTTTGCTACTGTTTGCTGCACTGATCAGTGTTTTTGCCTTGTTTTATCGGGCCTTGCCGACCAGTTTTATTCCCAGTGAAGATCAGGGCATTCTCAATGTGCAGTTTAAGCTGGCAGATGGTGCACCGATGTCGAAAAGTTCCGAAATTGGTGAGCAGATTAGACAGTATTTTTTGCAAAATGAAAAACAGAATGTAAATCTTGTGATGGTGCGTTATGGTCGTAATATGGCGGGAACGGGACAAAACTTAGGTCAGGGTTTTATTGCCTTAAAGCCTTGGGATGAGCGTTCTGGCAAAGAAAATTCAGCCCAAGCGATTCGGGAACGCGCCTTAAAGCATTTTAAAAAGAATCCGAATGCACAGATTAATGTGACGATGCCGGCTTCGGTCAGTGGTTTAGGCCAGACTGACGGGCTGGATTTCTGGATTCGTGATATCAATGGTCAAGGTCGTGCCTATCTGGATAGCCAGTTTAAGCAATTGCAGCAGCAGGCAAAACAATACAGCACTTTTGAAAATCTGGATAAGCGTTCAAATCCTGATAAAGCCGGTTTGAAGGTCAATATTGACCAGAAACTGGCGATGGCCAATGGACTGTCACAAACCGCCATTAACAGTACCTTGGCGAGTGCATGGGGTGGCAGCTATATCAATGATTTTATTGATCGCGGCCGGATTAAACGGGTGATGATGCAGGGCGATGCCGAATTCCGTTCTAAACCTGAAGACCTGCAATATTGGTATGTGCGCAATGACTTGAATCAGATGGTGTCTTTTAGCAATTTTGCCACGGTCAGCTGGAGTGGCGGGCCAGATGTGGTAAACCGTTATATGGGCTATACCGCCCTACAAATGGAAGCGGATACTGCCAAGGATGTCAGCTCGGGCGTGGCAATGGGGGATGTTGAGCAACTGGTGGCACAGCACCCGGGGATAGACGTGGCATGGAGCGGTTTGTCCTATGAAGAAAAACAGTCCAGTAATCAGGCTTTATTGCTGTATGTGCTGTCAATCGGCTTTATTTTCCTATGTCTGGCGGCACTGTACGAAAGCTGGTCTATTCCTACGACGGTATTAAGTGCCATTCCTTTGGGGATTGGCGGCAATATCCTGTTCAGTTATTTTGCCGGTTTTCCAAACGACATTTATTTCCAGATTGCTTTGCTCACCACAATGGGTTTGTCCTGTAAAAATGCCATTTTAATTGTCGAGTTTGCCGCACTTGCCGAGCAACAAGGTCGCAGTGTGATTGAGGCTGCACTGGAAGGGGCCAGTCTGCGTTTACGCCCAATTCTGATGACTTCTCTGGCCTTTGGTGCAGGGGTAATTCCGTTGGTATTTGCCTTTGGTGCAGGGGCTGCTAGCCGTCAGGAAATCGGGGTGAGCGTATTAGGTGGAGTGATGTTTGCGACCGTTTTGGTGCTGATTTTTATTCCCTTTATGTATGTGCTGATTCGTACCCTGTTGAAAACCAAACCGAAAACATAA
- a CDS encoding diacylglycerol kinase, producing MNSYSPFKGKTGVKRVLNATQYSLAGFKSAFIHEAAFRQIVLINVVLIPGSFFLDVTAVEQALMVAVCLLALIVELLNSAIEAVVDRISLDKHPLSKNAKDMGSAAQFVALGIIFFVWLIILIQ from the coding sequence ATGAACTCTTATTCCCCCTTTAAAGGTAAAACCGGTGTTAAGCGTGTATTGAATGCAACCCAGTATTCTCTTGCTGGTTTTAAATCTGCATTTATCCATGAAGCCGCTTTTCGTCAAATCGTCCTGATCAATGTCGTACTCATTCCGGGCAGTTTTTTTCTTGATGTGACCGCGGTTGAACAAGCGCTCATGGTTGCTGTCTGCTTACTGGCTTTGATTGTGGAATTATTGAATTCAGCAATTGAAGCCGTGGTCGATCGTATTTCTTTGGACAAACATCCACTTTCAAAAAATGCCAAAGACATGGGCAGTGCTGCACAGTTTGTAGCCCTTGGCATCATCTTCTTTGTCTGGCTGATTATTTTAATCCAGTAA
- a CDS encoding isocitrate lyase codes for MTTYQTAIDAIRELKAKFGNTWADISAEDAARMQMQNRFKTGLDIAKYTAAIMRRDMAAYDADSSKYTQSLGCWHGFIAQQKMIANKKYFGTTERRYIYLSGWMVAALRSEFGPLPDQSMHEKTSVPALIEEIYTFLRQADAKELNDLFRALKKAQDAGDTAKAAEITAQIDGFQTHVVPIIADIDAGFGNEEATYLLAKKMIEAGACALQIENQVSDAKQCGHQAGKVTVPHEDFIAKIHALRYAFLEMGLDDGIIVARTDSEGADLTQKIPVVKEPGDIASQYISYLDTTEIDISEAQEDEILIKRDGKLHRPKRLASGLYQFREGTQIDRVVLDCVTSLQNGADLLWIETATPNVDEIAHMVNRVKEVVPNAKLVYNNSPSFNWTLNFRQQAYDRWVAEGKDVSAYDRAKLMSAEYDATELAAEADEKVRTFQADASREAGVFHHLITLPTYHTAALSTHELAQGYFGSEGMLAYVAGVQRKEIRGTIACVKHQAMAGSDIGDDHKEIFAGDNALKAGDDSKNTMNQFSAH; via the coding sequence ATGACTACATACCAAACAGCGATTGATGCAATCCGCGAATTAAAAGCGAAATTCGGCAACACTTGGGCAGACATCAGTGCTGAAGACGCTGCACGTATGCAAATGCAAAACCGTTTCAAAACTGGTTTAGACATTGCTAAATATACAGCTGCGATTATGCGTCGTGATATGGCTGCTTATGATGCTGATTCTAGCAAATATACTCAATCATTAGGTTGCTGGCACGGTTTCATCGCACAACAAAAAATGATTGCGAACAAAAAATACTTCGGTACGACTGAACGCCGTTATATCTACCTTTCTGGCTGGATGGTTGCAGCTCTTCGTTCAGAATTCGGTCCACTTCCTGACCAATCTATGCACGAAAAAACTTCTGTTCCTGCATTGATCGAAGAAATCTATACATTCTTGCGTCAAGCTGATGCGAAAGAATTAAACGATTTGTTCCGTGCACTTAAAAAAGCACAAGATGCTGGTGACACTGCTAAAGCTGCTGAAATCACTGCTCAAATCGACGGTTTCCAAACTCACGTTGTGCCAATTATTGCGGACATCGATGCTGGTTTCGGTAACGAAGAAGCGACTTACTTACTTGCTAAGAAAATGATCGAAGCGGGTGCTTGTGCACTACAAATCGAAAACCAGGTTTCTGATGCTAAACAATGTGGTCACCAAGCTGGTAAAGTAACAGTTCCACACGAAGACTTCATCGCGAAAATCCACGCGCTTCGCTATGCATTTTTAGAAATGGGTCTTGACGACGGTATCATCGTTGCACGTACTGACTCTGAAGGCGCTGACTTGACTCAAAAAATCCCAGTGGTTAAAGAGCCAGGTGACATCGCTTCTCAATACATCAGCTACTTAGACACAACTGAAATTGACATTTCAGAAGCGCAAGAAGACGAAATTCTGATCAAACGTGATGGTAAACTTCACCGTCCTAAACGTTTAGCATCTGGTTTGTACCAGTTCCGCGAAGGCACTCAAATCGACCGCGTTGTACTTGACTGTGTAACTAGCCTACAAAACGGTGCTGACCTGCTTTGGATCGAAACTGCAACTCCAAACGTTGACGAAATCGCTCACATGGTGAACCGTGTTAAAGAAGTTGTTCCAAATGCGAAACTTGTTTATAACAACTCACCATCGTTCAACTGGACTTTAAACTTCCGTCAACAAGCTTACGACCGTTGGGTTGCTGAAGGTAAAGACGTTTCTGCTTACGACCGTGCTAAATTAATGAGCGCTGAGTACGATGCTACTGAATTAGCTGCTGAAGCTGACGAAAAAGTTCGTACATTCCAGGCAGATGCTTCTCGTGAAGCAGGTGTGTTCCACCACTTGATCACACTTCCGACTTACCACACAGCTGCTCTTTCTACTCACGAGCTTGCTCAAGGTTACTTCGGTTCTGAAGGTATGTTGGCTTATGTTGCTGGCGTACAACGTAAAGAAATCCGCGGTACCATCGCTTGTGTGAAACACCAAGCAATGGCGGGTTCTGACATCGGTGACGACCACAAAGAAATCTTCGCTGGTGACAATGCCCTTAAAGCTGGTGATGACTCTAAAAACACTATGAACCAATTCTCTGCTCACTAA